A section of the bacterium genome encodes:
- a CDS encoding DnaJ domain-containing protein, giving the protein MAIESASSGGRQTLLSLLRECLLERRTGKLAVEAAGAERLFYFVSGDLYLDREHALAKAAGSPSVAEPLSQDWMDKVLDYFDALGEVNHHFTEGTAGISTELLGPVTTATLIMWGAVRGLDEFQLLRSLGGEERVYIANVNAPLAEEVHLDPEEAFLLSRLEQPAAVRDLLRLREMEPLGVAQRLCRMAAIDLIRPYQRHQGDDPSSLLSPKLLERFDARIGEDLKRNPIEIDAEAHRRKLADLMARLGGLNYYELLGISVGSSADEIHDAYTRLARLVHASHAKGLGLEGKEAGVVLLFESATEAYLTLSDQDRRGQYLQKVGAFGDGSLFGRSEESRKEEVEELAGRNFHMAKQLVNRQDYYYAIELLNQAIRMEARPEYFALLAECQSQNPQWYDKAISSYGRAIQLSPKDADLRAALGAVYERAGHRARARAEYQAALGILPGHPEAASGLQRVDAKVKQKEADVPWWRKLLGGSDSKEVT; this is encoded by the coding sequence ATGGCCATCGAGAGTGCGAGTTCCGGGGGGCGGCAGACCCTTCTGTCTCTGTTGCGAGAGTGTTTGCTCGAACGGCGCACGGGGAAGCTCGCCGTGGAAGCCGCCGGCGCGGAGCGACTGTTCTACTTCGTCAGCGGAGATCTCTATTTGGATCGCGAGCATGCGCTGGCCAAAGCGGCCGGCTCACCGTCGGTGGCGGAGCCGCTCAGCCAGGATTGGATGGACAAGGTTCTCGACTACTTTGATGCGCTGGGTGAGGTGAATCATCACTTTACCGAGGGCACCGCGGGGATTTCGACGGAGCTCCTGGGGCCGGTCACGACCGCTACCTTGATCATGTGGGGAGCAGTGCGCGGACTCGACGAGTTCCAGCTACTGCGATCGCTGGGCGGTGAGGAACGGGTCTACATCGCCAACGTGAATGCGCCGCTCGCAGAAGAAGTCCATCTCGACCCGGAGGAGGCCTTCCTGTTGAGTCGTCTGGAGCAGCCGGCGGCGGTTCGGGACCTGCTGCGCCTGCGGGAGATGGAGCCGCTCGGAGTAGCCCAGAGGCTTTGCAGAATGGCCGCGATCGACCTGATTCGCCCCTATCAGCGGCATCAGGGCGACGACCCGAGCTCGCTCCTGAGCCCCAAGCTTCTGGAGCGCTTCGACGCTCGGATTGGGGAGGACTTGAAACGAAATCCCATCGAGATCGACGCCGAGGCCCATCGGCGCAAACTCGCGGATCTCATGGCGCGTCTGGGTGGGCTCAACTACTACGAGCTGCTCGGGATCAGCGTCGGCTCCAGTGCCGACGAGATTCACGATGCCTACACGCGGCTGGCTCGGCTGGTGCACGCCAGCCATGCCAAGGGCCTCGGTCTGGAAGGCAAGGAGGCTGGAGTCGTGCTGCTGTTCGAGAGTGCCACGGAGGCCTATTTGACCTTGAGTGACCAGGATCGACGTGGCCAGTACCTGCAGAAGGTGGGGGCCTTCGGCGACGGCAGCCTGTTCGGTCGTAGCGAGGAGTCGCGCAAAGAAGAGGTCGAGGAGCTTGCCGGCCGGAACTTCCACATGGCAAAGCAGTTGGTCAATCGCCAAGACTACTACTACGCGATCGAGTTGTTGAATCAGGCGATTCGAATGGAAGCAAGACCCGAATACTTCGCGCTTCTGGCCGAATGCCAGTCCCAGAATCCGCAGTGGTACGACAAGGCCATCTCGAGCTACGGTCGAGCCATTCAGCTCAGTCCCAAGGACGCCGACCTTCGTGCGGCGCTGGGAGCCGTCTACGAGAGGGCCGGCCACCGGGCGCGAGCACGAGCCGAGTACCAGGCCGCTCTGGGTATTCTGCCCGGGCATCCCGAG